In Apus apus isolate bApuApu2 chromosome 5, bApuApu2.pri.cur, whole genome shotgun sequence, the following are encoded in one genomic region:
- the RPS13 gene encoding 40S ribosomal protein S13: protein MGRMHAPGKGLSQSALPYRRSVPTWLKLTSDDVKEQIYKLAKKGLTPSQIGVILRDSHGVAQVRFVTGNKILRILKSKGLAPDLPEDLYHLIKKAVAVRKHLERNRKDKDAKFRLILIESRIHRLARYYKTKRVLPPNWKYESSTASALVA, encoded by the exons ATGGGTCGCATGCACGCTCCCGG AAAGGGCTTGTCCCAGTCAGCCTTGCCGTACCGACGCAGCGTGCCCACG TGGCTGAAACTTACTTCAGATGATGTAAAGGAACAGATCTACAAGCTGGCTAAAAAAGGCCTGACTCCCTCACAAATTG GTGTGATCCTGAGGGATTCCCATGGTGTTGCCCAGGTTCGCTTTGTTACTGGCAACAAAATTTTGAGAATCCTTAAATCGAAGGGACTGGCCCCAGACCTTCCAGAGGATCTTTATCACTTGATCAAGAAAGCTGTTGCAGTTCGCAAGCATcttgagagaaacagaaag GATAAAGATGCCAAGTTCCGCCTGATTCTGATCGAGAGCAGAATCCATAGGCTGGCTCGCTACTACAAAACGAAGAGAGTGCTGCCACCCAACTGGAAGTA TGAATCATCAACAGCTTCTGCCCTGGTCGCATAA